In Bacteroidota bacterium, the following proteins share a genomic window:
- a CDS encoding O-antigen ligase domain-containing protein — translation MNLKSQQVKTIASFAAVIAAALLVALLVVKVGIMLPAALLGCAVVAVIAFKIAKDIRWGFYLLMAANFFSVGLTRYVSLPLGLTIDIILLLLFFIFFIKEFKNISWKPLANPVFIAVTVWMLINILELANPEARSFEAWFYAMRGVALYFFLALLVGYLCLNHKKDFNWFITLWFMFSIIGALWGMKQLFIGLDAGEKAWLNVPGNLSTHMLFGKLRVFSFYSDSGQFGASQAHTAVVASILAIFEKSRMRKIFYILTALLCFYGMLISGTRGAFAIPVVGFFTYLLLIKNFKIVIAGSTVLAVVFFILKFTFIGQGNSQISRLRSSLDPNDASLQVRITNQKKLAEYLNVHWLGGGVGSGGYWGQRFSPNTFLANLALDSWYVRIAAEYGYVGLVLYLLMLFFILYHAFKKINAEHNPEVKNQLMALFCGLTGVMVASYGNQVFGQLPTGIIIYLSIVFLTQKENEIISENAKSIS, via the coding sequence ATGAATTTAAAATCACAACAGGTAAAAACCATAGCAAGTTTTGCTGCAGTTATTGCTGCTGCATTGCTTGTGGCATTGCTTGTTGTAAAGGTTGGCATTATGCTACCGGCTGCTTTGCTTGGTTGTGCAGTTGTTGCAGTAATTGCTTTTAAAATTGCAAAAGATATCCGCTGGGGATTTTACTTGCTTATGGCTGCAAACTTTTTTAGTGTGGGTTTAACGCGCTATGTATCATTGCCACTGGGGTTAACGATTGACATTATTTTATTGCTGTTGTTTTTCATTTTCTTTATTAAGGAATTTAAAAACATATCCTGGAAACCGCTTGCCAATCCCGTTTTTATTGCTGTTACCGTTTGGATGCTGATTAACATTTTAGAATTGGCAAACCCGGAAGCTCGAAGTTTCGAAGCCTGGTTTTATGCCATGCGTGGTGTGGCACTTTATTTTTTTCTTGCACTACTGGTTGGTTATTTATGCCTGAATCACAAAAAAGATTTCAATTGGTTTATTACACTTTGGTTTATGTTTTCGATTATAGGTGCATTGTGGGGAATGAAACAATTATTCATCGGACTTGATGCAGGAGAAAAAGCATGGCTTAACGTACCCGGCAATTTATCAACACACATGTTGTTTGGCAAACTGCGCGTATTCTCTTTTTATTCCGACTCGGGTCAGTTTGGTGCATCACAGGCGCACACGGCAGTGGTAGCAAGCATATTGGCCATCTTCGAAAAATCGCGAATGCGTAAAATATTCTACATCCTAACAGCATTGTTATGCTTTTACGGTATGTTGATTTCTGGTACACGCGGAGCATTTGCAATTCCTGTTGTTGGATTTTTTACGTATTTACTTCTTATAAAAAATTTCAAAATTGTAATAGCAGGCTCTACCGTATTGGCAGTTGTATTCTTTATTTTAAAGTTCACTTTCATCGGTCAGGGAAATTCGCAGATCAGCAGATTGCGCAGCTCATTAGATCCTAACGATGCTTCGTTGCAGGTGCGCATCACCAATCAAAAAAAACTTGCCGAGTATTTAAATGTGCATTGGCTGGGTGGTGGTGTTGGCAGCGGTGGTTACTGGGGTCAGCGGTTCAGCCCCAATACATTTTTGGCCAACCTTGCACTGGATAGCTGGTATGTGCGCATTGCTGCTGAGTATGGTTATGTAGGTTTGGTTTTGTACCTCCTCATGCTTTTTTTTATTCTCTATCATGCATTTAAAAAAATAAATGCAGAACATAATCCTGAAGTTAAAAACCAACTCATGGCACTCTTTTGTGGCTTAACCGGAGTGATGGTAGCCAGTTATGGCAATCAGGTTTTTGGACAATTGCCAACAGGTATCATCATTTATTTATCAATTGTTTTTCTAACACAAAAAGAAAACGAAATCATATCAGAAAATGCAAAATCAATTTCCTAA